One window of Electrophorus electricus isolate fEleEle1 chromosome 24, fEleEle1.pri, whole genome shotgun sequence genomic DNA carries:
- the phactr3a gene encoding phosphatase and actin regulator 3a isoform X1, producing the protein MASSSETDKCVLHRGRSQSDPNILIESGIDSAHGTDVMEPERVLRSSCLVSGVHTPPIRHHSKLATLGRLFRPWKWRKKKHEKMKQSSTDVALACGFHSPDPSSPIQGIPDADLRLPGSQGPILSISSMEYLSSEHDHLAIVADPLEDGEMTEEPIRNEVEEEEEAEATSVADAEALNANVEEREEDEKETVSQRQSPPSNRSVLVSQLCTEEDPGKVANTTVPQPNSFLPKEMPRVLEGPSPVVLRGPFSNPMSSPHIGSMHPPLPPSCIIEELHRALATKLRQDSTEREPSGEMENRKEAEENKENVRQSHCFTDASGIIYDMDSWNESVISGTLPRRMRKELLAVKLRNRPSKQELEDRNIFPARSDQERQEIRQQIETKLAKRLSQRPAVEELESRNILKQRNDQTEQEERREIKQRLNKKLNQRPTVDELRERKILIRFSDYVEVAKAQDYDRRADKPWTRLSAADKAAIRKELNEFKSTEMEVHASSKHLTRFHRP; encoded by the exons acgTGATGGAGCCAGAGAGGGTGTTACGCTCCAGCTGCCTGGTGAGCGGAGTGCACACTCCCCCCATCCGCCACCACAGCAAGCTGGCCACGCTGGGTCGGCTCTTCCGTCCATGGAAgtggaggaaaaagaaacacgAGAAGATGAAGCAGAGCTCCACAG acgTGGCGCTGGCCTGTGGCTTCCACTCTCCAGATCCCAGCTCCCCCATTCAGGGAATTCCGGATGCTGACCTCCGGCTGCCGGGCTCCCAGGGGCCCATCCTGAGCATCAGCAGTATGGAGTACCTCAGCTCGGAGCACGACCATCTCGCTATTG TTGCAGATCCCTTGGAAGACGGTGAGATGACAGAAGAGCCTATTAGAAAcgaggtagaggaagaggaggaggccgAAGCCACTTCAGTAGCTGACGCTGAGGCTTTGAATGCTaatgtggaggagagagaagaagatgaaaaagagaCAGTCTCTCAAAGACAGTCTCCTCCGAGCAACCGCAGCGTTCTAGTCTCTCAGCTTTGCACTGAGGAAG ACCCAGGCAAAGTCGCCAACACAACTGTGCCTCAGCCCAACTCCTTCCTCCCTAAAGAGATGCCTCGAGTCTTGGAGGGCCCCAGTCCTGTGGTGCTGCGAGGACCTTTCTCAAATCCCATGAGCTCACCACATATAGGCTCCATGCATCCTCCGCTGCCCCCTAGCTGTATTATTGAGGAACTGCACCGTGCCCTGGCAACAAAGCTCCGGCAGGACAG TACAGAGCGAGAACCCAgcggagagatggagaacaggAAGGAGGCAGAGGAGAACAAGGAGAATGTGAGACAGAGCCACTGTTTCACTGACGCCTCAGGAATCATATACGACATGGACAGCTGGAACGAGTCCGTCATCTCCG GCACGTTGCCACGACGAATGCGAAAGGAGCTGCTGGCCGTGAAGCTGAGGAATCGGCCCAGCAAGCAGGAACTGGAGGACAGGAACATCTTCCCCGCACGTAGCGACCAGGAGAGACAAGAGATCCGTCAGCAAATCGAAACGAAGCTCGCCAA GAGACTCAGTCAGCGGCCGGCCGTTGAGGAGTTGGAAAGCAGAAATATCTTAAAGC AGCGGAATGACCAGACTGAgcaagaggaaaggagagaaataaaacagaggCTGAACAAAAAG CTCAACCAGAGGCCAACAGTTGACGAacttagagagagaaagatcctGATTCGCTTTAGTGACTATGTCGAGGTGGCTAAAGCACAGGATTATGACAGGAGAGCTGACAAACCATGGACCAGGCTGTCTGCAGCTGACAAG GCAGCCATCCGAAAAGAGCTGAACGAGTTCAAAAGCACTGAGATGGAGGTGCATGCTTCAAGCAAGCACCTAACGAG GTTTCACAGACCATAG
- the phactr3a gene encoding phosphatase and actin regulator 3a isoform X2: MASSSETDKCVLHRGRSQSDPNILIESGIDSAHGTDVMEPERVLRSSCLVSGVHTPPIRHHSKLATLGRLFRPWKWRKKKHEKMKQSSTDVALACGFHSPDPSSPIQGIPDADLRLPGSQGPILSISSMEYLSSEHDHLAIVADPLEDGEMTEEPIRNEVEEEEEAEATSVADAEALNANVEEREEDEKETVSQRQSPPSNRSVLVSQLCTEEEMPRVLEGPSPVVLRGPFSNPMSSPHIGSMHPPLPPSCIIEELHRALATKLRQDSTEREPSGEMENRKEAEENKENVRQSHCFTDASGIIYDMDSWNESVISGTLPRRMRKELLAVKLRNRPSKQELEDRNIFPARSDQERQEIRQQIETKLAKRLSQRPAVEELESRNILKQRNDQTEQEERREIKQRLNKKLNQRPTVDELRERKILIRFSDYVEVAKAQDYDRRADKPWTRLSAADKAAIRKELNEFKSTEMEVHASSKHLTRFHRP; this comes from the exons acgTGATGGAGCCAGAGAGGGTGTTACGCTCCAGCTGCCTGGTGAGCGGAGTGCACACTCCCCCCATCCGCCACCACAGCAAGCTGGCCACGCTGGGTCGGCTCTTCCGTCCATGGAAgtggaggaaaaagaaacacgAGAAGATGAAGCAGAGCTCCACAG acgTGGCGCTGGCCTGTGGCTTCCACTCTCCAGATCCCAGCTCCCCCATTCAGGGAATTCCGGATGCTGACCTCCGGCTGCCGGGCTCCCAGGGGCCCATCCTGAGCATCAGCAGTATGGAGTACCTCAGCTCGGAGCACGACCATCTCGCTATTG TTGCAGATCCCTTGGAAGACGGTGAGATGACAGAAGAGCCTATTAGAAAcgaggtagaggaagaggaggaggccgAAGCCACTTCAGTAGCTGACGCTGAGGCTTTGAATGCTaatgtggaggagagagaagaagatgaaaaagagaCAGTCTCTCAAAGACAGTCTCCTCCGAGCAACCGCAGCGTTCTAGTCTCTCAGCTTTGCACTGAGGAAG AGATGCCTCGAGTCTTGGAGGGCCCCAGTCCTGTGGTGCTGCGAGGACCTTTCTCAAATCCCATGAGCTCACCACATATAGGCTCCATGCATCCTCCGCTGCCCCCTAGCTGTATTATTGAGGAACTGCACCGTGCCCTGGCAACAAAGCTCCGGCAGGACAG TACAGAGCGAGAACCCAgcggagagatggagaacaggAAGGAGGCAGAGGAGAACAAGGAGAATGTGAGACAGAGCCACTGTTTCACTGACGCCTCAGGAATCATATACGACATGGACAGCTGGAACGAGTCCGTCATCTCCG GCACGTTGCCACGACGAATGCGAAAGGAGCTGCTGGCCGTGAAGCTGAGGAATCGGCCCAGCAAGCAGGAACTGGAGGACAGGAACATCTTCCCCGCACGTAGCGACCAGGAGAGACAAGAGATCCGTCAGCAAATCGAAACGAAGCTCGCCAA GAGACTCAGTCAGCGGCCGGCCGTTGAGGAGTTGGAAAGCAGAAATATCTTAAAGC AGCGGAATGACCAGACTGAgcaagaggaaaggagagaaataaaacagaggCTGAACAAAAAG CTCAACCAGAGGCCAACAGTTGACGAacttagagagagaaagatcctGATTCGCTTTAGTGACTATGTCGAGGTGGCTAAAGCACAGGATTATGACAGGAGAGCTGACAAACCATGGACCAGGCTGTCTGCAGCTGACAAG GCAGCCATCCGAAAAGAGCTGAACGAGTTCAAAAGCACTGAGATGGAGGTGCATGCTTCAAGCAAGCACCTAACGAG GTTTCACAGACCATAG
- the LOC113582245 gene encoding synaptonemal complex protein 2 — translation MAPDQDHQVEKLVDQALKYSKFQDLEQYLLDETREGLFFKCSRQFLSKLDKLINRELDHRNMKHVSVVFTILHKLGDMLVFPGDEDISVLVSQGLVTKMVQWFEKIRQFWVEVGPMRNEVLINLAEDFFDALMVVHQSSKEGMHQVTESLLHHIGKLASDARVNILIQKEAVKKLNVILGKIPVELKKEKKILTSQEASSVMDDLAGHILKGGDYDLQVALMEALCRMTSHAQRRDLADRWFRMEFVASAFSKIQDSEFETDCRKFLNLVNGIQGDGRSVFSYPCLEVFLDKQPLLMPVDENLKEFWIDFNLGSQSISFYFCLAGDVAQEGQWDTLCIAENEVCSYTVEEEKDVKVLQLVLIEPLCLSNCEGSRLFIHFSASLDILQATKKVYGEYKNKKFIPKTTTSVVKTTVQIILDDGGSQVLFPESQGSSQPKETAVPMSVRSNTPSHSSLSHERAAQHLNQQTITPLRSKVSESCMYVSGSAGRQLGKSPFSCVLPTSTPVGKAKVKPALEMVASETKLRELLIARPSHNMPSDQENVKKQQIPVDKVLEMVQANQEEPLDNSIVPDSQPAMRKGTSMLPGLCDITNKKRISVSGSLLPCQRDLSQHQSKSELPPRPSSAQHTSARLSHKQLHAQLTHRLEKVLWERELQAKPCPAAQKGVSSLEQHLPEPASLGKGPGLVKGFRKPTPAKPAQSKQPKGSLTEMSKDTVKPAGLNVKKHLFSDSDTDNMTEVSWLKSANRKPRPKVADYTRQPSKPSFPTAETTIESPSVPVLSDKAEKLLLKSKRKRQKKVMEQEDKKSLNIASRMLTSRPQRSAALTKCYKEPSDSEREFETDESPPTKKLLVKQPERPKSTVSLQTRGEPQKTASLQATGRTEKKDETCSYGMYKQPEREKKQSEESTTQLETDRLKLTEEKADQELMCPEQTESKKSPDPQQPSKQQEEPWAAKFDFFCPSHFSIEKMRSVENSADFPRSPLTPLQPLPISPVGVVSPPMELPSHLKGIQASSFYKTSGGYNGAKFPIHPPVTIVAQKQSSIQPLIASTGRETLAHSFPLNSADIKENLGDLMNSRSLQASFDKESVMTLSQSSHRSRNNITMICTEVENTPACMQGSRTEEKDFQSGPATRRKRHSSRSSISLSETDNSEEEEEGGTKFLPRELTIKMKPRRLFKPTDKPQPNNKGFEQPVEYQNSSEEEDKENVSPRPRVVEDLDIHSTVLSNVVSSCWDASVEADVDVPQPSISTSQDMSIFCHQFSSELKRKFESRSRKMDLFAKQSLKAFKQHVSSVSVQVLKYRSQRLEKVKQVIMDEIKNLEQDDTALCNMEKELTTYWKKQALAFNAYHERGTRRLQNLKSAIELNMCDSLEYEEQIFSAEMCLMKKDMRSVQDRLFKQMQEEELLSMRRGLQTLFLQDVSMF, via the exons GAGACCAGAGAggggttattttttaaatgctccaGACAGTTCCTGTCAAAACTGGACAAACTTATCAACCGG GAACTAGACCACAGGAATATGAAGCATGTTTCTGTAGTATTCACCATCCTTCATAAACTGGGGGACATGCTGGTCTTTCCAGGGGATGAAGACATATCAGTGCTGGTGTCACAGGGACTTGTTACAAAG atggTACAGTGGTTTGAAAAGATCAGACAGTTCTGGGTTGAAGTAGGGCCAATGAGGAATGAGGTTCTGATAAACCTAGCTGAAGACTTCTTTGATGCACTGATG GTTGTTCATCAAAGTTCCAAAGAGG GTATGCACCAGGTGACAGAATCTTTGCTTCATCACATTGGCAAGCTGGCGTCTGATGCCCGAGTTAACATTCTGATTCAAAAAGAG GCTGTGAAGAAACTGAATGTGATACTTGGAAAGATCCCAGTAGAActaaagaaagagaagaagatcTTGACATCACAGGAAGCCTCGAGTGTGAT GGATGATTTGGCTGGCCATATCCTCAAAGGAGGGG ATTATGATCTCCAAGTGGCTTTGATGGAGGCTCTTTGTAGAATGACTTCTCATGCCCAGCGGAGGGATCTGGCTGACCGGTGGTTCAGGATGGAATTTGTTGCTTCTGCATTCAGCAAGATCCAGGATTCAGAGTTTGAGACT GATTGTCGAAAATTTCTAAACCTAGTAAATGGAATACAAGGAGATGGACGAAG TGTGTTCTCATACCCTTGTCTGGAGGTGTTTTTGGACAAGCAGCCG CTGTTAATGCCTGTGGATGAGAATCTTAAGGAGTTTTGGATTGACTTTAACCTGGGAAGTCAGAGCATCTCCTTCTACTTTTGTCTAGCTGGTGATGTGGCCCAG GAGGGTCAGTGGGACACTTTGTGCATAGCGGAAAATGAGGTGTGCAGTTACACAGTGGAAG AAGAGAAAGATGTGAAGGTGCTGCAGCTGGTTTTAATTGAGCCACTGTGCCTGAGCAATTGTGAGGGCTCCAGACTTTTCATCCACTTCAGCGCCTCTTTAGACATCCTCCAGGCCACCAAAAAAGTTTATGGAGAGTACAAGAATAAA AAATTCATTCCAAAGACCACCACATCTGTGGTTAAAACCACTGTCCAAATAATTCTGGATGATGGAGGGTCACAG GTTCTTTTTCCTGAGAGTCAGGGATCTTCTCAGCCCAAAGAGACAGCAGTACCTATGTCAGTGAGGAGCAACACCCCCTctcactcatctctctctcatgagaGAGCCGCCCAACATCTCAACCAGCag acaATAACACCATTGAGGAGTAAGGTGTCTGAgtcatgtatgtatgtctctGGCAGTGCAGGACGTCAGCTCGGCAAAAGCCCTTTCAGCTGTGTGCTGCCTACCT CTACACCAGTTGGGAAGGCAAAGGTGAAGCCAGCTCTTGAAATGGTGGCCTCAGAGACTAAACTGAGAGAGCTTTTGATAGCTAGACCATCCCACAATATGCCTTCAGAtcaggaaaatgtaaaaaaacag CAGATTCCTGTAGACAAAGTATTGGAGATGGTGCAGGCTAATCAAGAAGAGCCTTTAG ATAACAGTATAGTTCCAGACTCTCAGCCTGCAATGAGAAAAGGAACCTCTAT GTTACCAGGCCTCTGTGATATCACCAACAAAAAGAGAATTTCAGTCTCTGGATCACTGTTGCCCTGTCAAAGGGATTTATCCCAGCATCAGTCCAAATCAG AGCTCCCACCACGACCCTCCTCAGCCCAACATACATCTGCTAGGTTGAGCCACAAGCAGCTGCATGCCCAGCTCACTCACAGACTGGAGAAGGTGTTGTGGGAGCGTGAGCTGCAGGCCAAGCCCTGCCCCGCAGCACAAAAAGGAGTCTCTTCATTGGAGCAACACCTTCCAGAGCCTGCAAGTTTAGGAAAGGGGCCCGGGCTAGTGAAAGGGTTTCGAAAACCCACACCAGCTAAACCTGCCCAGAGCAAACAGCCTAAGGGCAGTTTGACTGAAATGAGCAAAGATACA gtGAAG ccTGCTGGTCTTAATGTAAAGAAACACCTATTCAGTGACAGTGACACAGACAATATGACAGAGGTTAGCTGGTTAAAATCAGCCAACCGGAAGCCCAGGCCTAAAGTGGCTGACTACACCAGGCAGCCTTCAAAGCCCTCTTTTCCAACTGCAGAAACTACAA TTGAGTCTCCAAGTGTACCTGTGCTTTCAGACAAAGCTGAAAAGCTGCTGCTTAAATCAAAAAGG AAGAGGCAGAAGAAGGTGATGGAGCAGGAGGATAAGAAAAGCCTAAACATTGCTAGCAGGATGCTCACAAGTAGGCCACAACGAAGTGCAGCTCTGACCAAATGCTACAAAGAGCCATCTGATTCTGAGCGCGAGTTTGAGACTGATGAATCACCTCCAACCAAG AAGTTGCTTGTTAAACAGCCAGAGAGGCCTAAAAGTACAGTCTCACTTCAGACCAGAGGAGAA CCTCAAAAGACTGCTTCACTGCAGGCCACAGGacgaacagaaaaaaaagatgagacTTGCTCTTATGGCATGTATAAacaacctgagagagagaagaaacagtcAGAAGAAAGCACCACTCAGTTAGAAACAGATCGTTTGAAGTTGACGGAGGAGAAAGCGGACCAGGAGTTAATGTGTCCCgagcagacagagagcaagaagaGTCCAGATCCTCAGCAACCATCTAAACAACAGGAAGAACCGTGGGCCGCTAAATTTGACTTTTTCTGTCCTTCCCATTTCTCCATTGAGAAGATGAGAT CTGTAGAGAACAGTGCAGATTTTCCCAGATCTCCCCTCACACCCCTCCAGCCTCTGCCAATCTCTCCTGTTGGTGTTGTCTCACCCCCTATGGAGCTGCCCAGTCATCTCAAAGGGATTCAAGCTTCCTCCTTCTATAAGACTTCAGGAGGGTACAATGGAGCCAAATTTCCTATTCACCCTCCTGTAACCATTGTTGCTCAGAAGCAAAGTTCT ATCCAGCCCCTCATCGCTTCCACAGGTAGAGAAACACTTGCCCACTCCTTCCCACTCAACTCTGCAGACATAAAGGAGAATCTTGGAGACTTGATGAACAGCAGAAGCCTGCAGGCATCCTTTGACAAAGAGTCTGTGATGACACTAAGCCAGTCCTCACACAGATCAAGGAACAACATAACTATGATCTGCACTGAAGTAGAG AACACACCTGCATGTATGCAAGGAAGCAGGACTGAAGAAAAAGACTTTCAGTCAG GTCCAGCAACCCGTCGGAAACGTCACAGTTCACGTAGTTCTATCAGTCTGTCTGAGACAGACAacagcgaggaggaggaagagggtggGACTAAATTTCTGCCCAGAGAACTAAcaatcaaaatgaaaccaagaagGCTGTTTAAGCCTACAGACAAGCCACAGCCTAACAACAAAG gCTTTGAACAACCCGTAGAATATCAGAACAGCTCTGAGGAAGAGGACAAGGAGAATGTGAGCCCTAGACCCAGAG TAGTTGAAGATCTCGATATACACTCCACAGTATTGTCTAATGTGGTGTCAAGCTGTTGGGACGCGAGTGTAGAAGCAGATGTAGATGTACCACAGCCTTCAATCAGCACTTCTCAGGACATGAGCATTTTCTGCCATCAGTTCAGTTCTGAACTTAAAAGAAAGTTTGAG AGCCGCTCCAGGAAAATGGATCTCTTCGCTAAACAGTCCCTAAAGGCCTTCAAGCAGCATGTGTCTTCTGTCAGTGTACAGGTGCTCAAGTACAG ATCTCAGAGACTGGAGAAGGTTAAACAAGTTATAATGGATGAAATTAAAAACTTGGAGCAAGATGACACTGCTCTATGCAACATGGAGAAAGAACTGACA ACATACTGGAAGAAGCAAGCACTGGCTTTCAATGCATATCATGAGAGAGGGACTCGGAG ACTACAAAACTTAAAAAGTGCCATTGAGCTTAATATGTGCGATAGTTTGGAGTATGAGGAGCAAATTTTCTCAGCAGAG ATGTGTTTGATGAAGAAGGATATGAGGTCTGTTCAGGACCGTTTATTCAAACAGATG CAAGAGGAAGAGTTGCTGAGTATGCGAAGAGGACTACAGACCCTGTTCCTCCAAGATGTCTCCATGTTTTGA